DNA sequence from the Streptomyces sp. HUAS 15-9 genome:
GACTTCGTGTCCTCGCCGTTCGCCTCCTTGACCGCGATGGCGTCCTGGACGGAGGCGGTGTAGAGGACGAGGGCGCGCATGCCCTCCGCGTACGCCTTCTGCGTCATCAGCGAGCGGCGCACGTCGGGGTGGTGCGTGATGGTGACCTTGGGCGCGGCCTTGTCCATGAAGTTGGCCAGGTCAGGACCCTGGACGCGCTCCTTGGCGTACTCGAGGGCGTTGAGGTAGCCGGTGGACAGCGTGGAGATCGCCTTCGTGCCGACCATCATGCGGGCGAACTCGATGATGCGGAACATCTGGCGGATGCCGTCGTGCTTGTCGCCGATCAGCCAGCCCTTGGCCGGGTGGCGGTCGCCGAAGGTCATCTCGCAGGTGTTGGAGGCCTTCAGGCCCATCTTGTGCTCGACGTTGGTGGCATAGGCGCCGTTGCGCTCGCCCAGCTCGCCGGTCTCGAAGTCGAACAGGTACTTCGGGACCATGAAGAGGGACAGACCCTTGGTGCCGGGGCCCGCGCCCTCGGGGCGGGCGAGGACGTAGTGGAGGATGTTCTCCTCCATGTCGTGCTCACCGGAGGTGATGAAGCGCTTGACGCCCTCGATGTGCCAGGAGCCGTCCTCCTGCTGGATCGCCTTGGTGCGGCCGGCGCCGACGTCGGAGCCCGCGTCGGGCTCGGTGAGCACCATGGTCGAACCCCAGGTCCGCTCCACGGCGATCTGCGCGATCTTCTTCTGTACGTCGTTGCCCTCGTCGTAGAGGATGCCGGCGAACGCCGGGCCGGAGGAGTACATCCACACGGCCGGGTTCGAGCCGAGGATCAGCTCCGCGTACGCCCAGATCAGGGACGGGGGAGCCGTCGTGCCGCCGATGCCCTCGGGCAGGCCCAGGCGCCAGTACTCGGAGTCCATGAAGGCCTTGTAGCTCTTCTTGAAGGACGCCGGGACGGGCGCGGTGTTGGTCTCCGGGTCGAAGACCGGCGGGTTGCGGTCCGCGTCCGTGAAGGACTCGGCCAGCTCGTTCTCCGCGAGGCGCGTCAGCTCCTCGAGGACGCTCTTGGCGGTGTCCGTGTCCATCTCACCGAACGGGCCCGTGCCGTACAGCTTGTCGCGCCCGAGTACTTCGAACAGGTTGAACTCGATGTCGCGGAGGTTCGACTTGTAGTGCCCCATGGGTGACGGCTCCGTCTCGGACTCGGCGAGGCACTGTCTCCTCGCAACTGGTTCACGTACCAACAAGTAGCTAAGATGATGCTACCCGTCGGTAATAAGAAGCAACCCCTGCCGGTCCAAGTGTGAGAAGGGTCTACATAAGGACGCTAGGGAACGGCTCAAGAAGGCTTGACGGGCCTTCGGCGACCCCGGTGGGGTCGGTAGGCTAGCGCCCATGTACGGCTACGACCAGAACGTGGGTGCGCAGTACGCCCCGCCGCAGCAGCAGATGCCCGGCGGTCACGGCGGGTACGGCCAGCAGCCGCCGCTCTACCCGGAGCCGTCGCCGCCCTCGCTCGCGGACGCGGTGCGTGCCTTCACCACCGGCCAGCTGGCCGCGGAGGACTTCCAGCAGGTGTTCGCCACGTCCAAGGTCTACTGCCCGCGCGGCGACAACCCGGGCTTCCTCGCGCTGCACAACACCCAGCAGCCGGTGATCCCGATGTTCACCTCGCTCAAGGAGCTGCGGCGGTATGCGGGCAAGGAGTCCAA
Encoded proteins:
- a CDS encoding SseB family protein → MYGYDQNVGAQYAPPQQQMPGGHGGYGQQPPLYPEPSPPSLADAVRAFTTGQLAAEDFQQVFATSKVYCPRGDNPGFLALHNTQQPVIPMFTSLKELRRYAGKESKYFVITGAEVIDLLPTGYGFVLDMEGEHRMVFDAKAVEQMVDFAMRRMYGG
- a CDS encoding acyl-CoA dehydrogenase; protein product: MGHYKSNLRDIEFNLFEVLGRDKLYGTGPFGEMDTDTAKSVLEELTRLAENELAESFTDADRNPPVFDPETNTAPVPASFKKSYKAFMDSEYWRLGLPEGIGGTTAPPSLIWAYAELILGSNPAVWMYSSGPAFAGILYDEGNDVQKKIAQIAVERTWGSTMVLTEPDAGSDVGAGRTKAIQQEDGSWHIEGVKRFITSGEHDMEENILHYVLARPEGAGPGTKGLSLFMVPKYLFDFETGELGERNGAYATNVEHKMGLKASNTCEMTFGDRHPAKGWLIGDKHDGIRQMFRIIEFARMMVGTKAISTLSTGYLNALEYAKERVQGPDLANFMDKAAPKVTITHHPDVRRSLMTQKAYAEGMRALVLYTASVQDAIAVKEANGEDTKSEHALNDLLLPIVKGYGSEKGYEQLAQSLQTFGGSGFLQEYPIEQYIRDAKIDTLYEGTTAIQGQDYFFRKIVRNQGAALNSLAEDIKKFLALGTGGEELAGAREHLAKAAVELEAIVGLMLTDLAATEQDVKNIYKVGLNTTRLLLASGDVVVGYLLLKGAAVAAEKLETASAKAVSSKDVAFYTGKIAAAKFFAANVLPGVTLARKVSEGVDLDLMELDEAAF